TGCTCGAGGCGCTGTGGCGCACCGCGCTGTGGAGCGGTAGCACGGACGAGGCGCGGGACTGAACCGTCCGGGGCCGGTACCGCCGGTATCGTCAGCACCCATGACACGCGTAGCGCAGTACTACCGGGGCAAGCGGTGCTTCATCACCGGGGCGGCGAGCGGGATCGGTAGGGCCACGGCGCTACGGCTGGCCGAGCTGGGCGCCGAGCTTTATCTGACCGACCGCAACGCCGAAGGACTCGCCGAGACCGTCGCCGACGCGCGTGCCCTGGGGGCGCTGGTGCCCGCGCACCGGGTCGTCGATATCGCCGATTACGACGAGGTCGCCGCATTCGGCGCCGAAATCCACGAGCGGCATGACGCGATGGACATCGTGATGAACATCGCGGGGGTGTCGGCGTGGGGGACCGTCGACCGGTTGACCCACGAGCAGTGGAGCAAGATGGTCTCGATCAACCTGATGGGCCCGATCCACGTCATCGAGACGTTCCTGCCGCCGATGGTCACCGCCGGCCGGGGCGGACACCTGGTCAACGTGTCCTCGGCCGCCGGACTGGTCGCGCTGCCGTGGCATGCCGCCTACAGCGCCAGCAAGTACGGGCTGCGCGGGGTGTCGGAGGTGCTGCGCTTCGACCTGGCGCGACACCGCATCGGGGTGTCGGTGGTGGTCCCCGGCGCGGTGAAGACCCCACTGGTCAACACCGTGGAGATCGCCGGGGTCGACCGTGACGATCCGCAGGTGCAACGCTGGGTGGGGCGGTTCGCCGGCCACGCGGTGACGCCGGAGAAGGCGGCGGAGAAGATCCTCGCCGGGGTGGCCCGCAACCGTTACCTGGTCTACACCTCCGGGGACATCCGGGCGCTCTACGCGTTCAAACGGCTGGCCTGGCTGCCCTACAGCGTGGCGATGCGGCAGGCCAACAAGGTGTTCAGCCGCGCGCTGCTCCCATCGAAGAAGCCGCTGCCCCGTTAGCCCCGTCGGGAATGAATCCGGGCCGGCTCCGGTTCGGCTCAGGCATGACGGTGAATCGGAAACTCACGGTGTTGGCGTTGGTGGGAAGCCTGCGCGCGGCATCGGTCAACCGCCAGATCGCGCAGTTGGCGGCCGAGAACGCTCCGGACGGCGTCACGGTGACGGTCTGTGACGGCCTGGGTGAGTTGCCGTTCTACAACGAGGACCTGGACGATCCCGCGGTGCTACCCGCGGCGGTGACGGCCCTGCGGGCGGCGGCGGCGGACGCCGACGCGGCCCTGGTCATCACCCCGGAGTACAACGGCACCATCCCGGCGGTGCTCAAGAACGCCATCGACTGGCTGTCGCGGCCGTTCGGCGACGGTGCACTGAAGGGCAAGCCGTTGGTGGTGATCGGGGCGGCGCTGGGCCGCTACGGCGGGGTGTGGGCGCACGACGAGACCCGCAAGTCCTTCGGTATCGCCGGGCCGCGGGTGGTCGAGGAGATCAAGTTGTCGGTGCCCATCGGCACGCTGGGCGGCAAACATCCCCGCGAGCACGCACAGCTGGTCTCCGACGTGGGCGACGTGATCGCGAAATTGGCCGCCGAGGTGGGCTGAACCGCCCCGGCCGAGGCTTTGCTGGGAAGCGGTCGCAGGCCCGGCGCCGGGGAGTCGTTGTCGGTGTCCGGTGGTAGACCTGTCGCTATGAGCACTCGGCATGAATTTTGTGACGTGCGACACGCCGGGGCGGGCACCGCCGCGGGCTTACAACCAGCGAATTTCAAGAATGTTGTTCGGAACATCTTGTATGACTTCTCAAGGACACCCACTAGGTGTAGTGTTTCACGTACCGACAGACCCCGGATCGCCCGGCTGACCGGACTGCGGCGAACAGCATCGATTCGGTGCCCGGAGCTGCGGTGGAAGCGGGAAATCCAAGGCCTTGGCGGTCCGTTGAAAGTAGTACCTGATCCGTCATCTGTTCGTTGCCGACGATTCGCTGAGGAGTCTGCCGCCCATGAGCATCACCGTTTACACCAAGCCCGCGTGCGTGCAGTGCAACGCCACCTACAAGGCGCTGGACAACCAGGGCATCGCCTACGAGACCGTCGACATCACGCTCGACTCCGAGGCGCGGGACTACGTGATGGCGCTGGGTTACCTGCAGGCACCGGTCGTCGTCGCCGGCGACGAGCACTGGTCGGGTTTTCGGCCGGACCGCATCAAGGCGTTGGCGCGGACCGCTATCAGCGCGTAATCGGCCGCCCGGTGGGGTACCGGTGGAGTCTGACTGAGAACTGAAGGGGGTCGCCGTGTCTGCGGATTGTGAATGCAGCCTGGTGTATTTCTCCTCGGTGTCGGAGAACACCCACCGCTTCGTGCAGAAACTGCAACTGCCGGCCATCCGGATTCCGCTGCATGGGCGCATCGAGGTGGACCATCCCTACGTGCTGGTGCTGCCGACCTACGGCGGTGGCCGTGGGACACCGAACATCGCCGATGACGCAGCGGGCGGGTACGTGCCCAAGCAGGTCATCGCCTTTTTGAACAACGAACACAACCGGGGTCTGCTGCGCGGCGTGATCGCCGCGGGCAACACCAACTTCGGTGCGGAATTCTGCTATGCCGGCGACGTCATCGCCCGCAAGTGCGGGGTGCCGTACCTGTACCGATTCGAATTGATGGGAACCGACGAGGACGTGCAAGCCGTCCGCGCGGGCTTAGCTGATTTCTGGAAGGACGAGGCATGCCACCTACCGTTGCAACTGCAGAGCAGGTAGCCGAAACCAACCGCGGTGTTCCGGTGGGCGAGCTGGATTTCCACGCGCTCAACGCGATGCTCAACCTGTATGACAGTGACGGCAAGATCCAGTTCGACAAGGATGTGCTGGCCGCCCGTCAGTACTTCCTGGAGCACGTCAACCAGAACACGGTGTTCTTCCACAACCAGGACGAGAAGCTGGACTACCTGGTCCAGAAGGACTACTACGAGCGCGAGGTGCTCGACCAGTACTCGCGCAACTTCGTCAAGTCGCTGCTGGATCGGGCCTACGCCAAGAAGTTCCGGTTTCCGACATTCCTGGGCGCGTTCAAGTACTACACCTCCTACACGCTGAAAACCTTCGACGGAAAGCGCTATCTGGAACGGTTCGAGGACCGGGTGTGCATGGTGGCGCTGACCCTGGCCGCCGGTGACACCAAGCTGGCGGAGCAACTGGTCGACGAGATCATCGACGGCCGGTTCCAGCCGGCCACCCCGACGTTTTTGAACTCCGGCAAGAAGCAGCGCGGCGAGGCGGTCAGCTGCTTCCTTTTGCGCATCGAGGACAACATGGAGTCGATCGGCCGCTCGATCAACTCCGCGCTGCAGCTGTCCAAGCGGGGCGGGGGAGTGGCGTTGCTGCTGAGCAACATTCGCGAGCATGGCGCCCCGATCAAGAACATCGAGAATCAGTCCTCCGGGGTCATCCCGATCATGAAGTTGCTGGAGGACTCGTTCTCCTACGCCAACCAGCTCGGTGCCCGCCAGGGCGCCGGTGCGGTGTACCTGCACGCCCACCACCCGGACATCTACCGGTTCCTGGACACCAAACGGGAGAACGCCGACGAGAAGATCCGGATCAAGACGCTGAGCCTGGGCGTGGTGATCCCCGACATCACCTTCGAGCTGGCCAAGAAGAACGAGGACATGTACCTGTTCTCGCCCTATGACGTCGAGCGGTTCTACGGGGTGCCGTTCGCCGACATCTCGGTCAGCGAGAAGTACTACGAGATGGTTGACAACTCGGCGATCCGCAAGACCAAGATCAAGGCGCGCGAGTTCTTCCAGACCCTGGCCGAGCTGCAGTTCGAGTCCGGCTATCCCTACGTCATGTTCGAAGACACCGTCAACCGGGCCAATCCCATCGAAGGCAAGATCACCCACTCGAACCTGTGCTCGGAGATCCTGCAGGTCTCTACGCCGTCGGTGTTCAACGAGGACCTGACCTACGCCAAGGTGGGCAAGGACATCTCCTGCAACCTGGGCTCGCTCAACATCGCCAAGGCGATGGACTCGCCCGACTTCGCCCAGACCATCGAGGTCGCCATCCGGGCGCTCACCGCGGTGAGCGATCAGACTCACATCTGGTCGGTGCCGTCGATCGAACAGGGCAACAACGAGTCGCACGCCATCGGGCTGGGCCAGATGAACCTGCACGGTTACCTGGCCCGGGAGTGCATCCACTACGGCTCCGAAGAGGGCATCGACTTCACCAACATCTACTTCTACACCGTGCTCTATCACGCGCTGCGTGCGTCGAATCGTCTTGCGCTGGAACGCGGTCAGGCGTTCGCGGGATTCGACAAATCCAAGTACGCATCCGGGGAGTTCTTCGACAAGTACCTCAACGAGGTGTGGGAACCCAAGACGGTCAAGGTGCGCCAGCTCTTCGCCGACGCCGGTATCCGGATCCCAGACCAAAGCGATTGGCAACGACTGAAGGAATCTGTTCAGGCACACGGCATCTACAACCAGAACCTGCAGGCCGTTCCGCCGACCGGGTCGATCTCCTACATCAACCACTCGACGAGTTCGATCCACCCGATCGTGTCGAGGATCGAGATCCGCAAGGAAGGCAAGATCGGCCGGGTCTACTACCCGGCGCCGTACATGACCAACGACAACCTGGAGTACTACCAGGACGCCTACGAGATCGGCTATGAGAAGGTCATCGACACCTACGCCGCGGCCACCCAGCATGTGGACCAGGGGTTGAGCCTGACGCTGTTCTTCAAGGACACCGCCAGCACCCGCGACGTGAACAAGGCGCAGATCTACGCCTGGCGCAAGGGAATCAAGACGCTGTACTACATCCGGCTGCGCCAGATGGCGCTGGAGGGCACCGAGGTCGAGGGCTGCGTGTCCTGCATGCTGTAGGGCAGTTCGAGCCCAGTAGCAGGCCAGGGACAACATTCCCTGGCCTGCTTCTTTGTGTGGAGGCGGTCTGAATGACGGGCAGACCGTCGCAACGCTCACCCGTACCGGCGTGGTTAGGGTGGGCGGCGTGACCCGGATCAGACCGTTCCTCATGTTCCAGGGCGGCACCGCCGCCGCCGCGATCGAGATGTACCTGGCTGCGTTCCCGGGCGCCTCGGTGGTGTCCTCGACGCCGCACCCCGACCCGGTTACCGGCATCATGCTGGCCGAGCTCGACCTGGCCGGGCTGCGTGTGCTGGTCAGCGACAGCGCGGTCAAGCACAGCTTCGACTTCACCCCGTCGAGCTCGCTGTTCGTCGACGTCGCCGACCGCGCGGAGCTGGAACGGCTGGTGGCAGAGTTGGGGGAGGGCGGCGCCACGCTGATGCCGCTCGGCGACTACGGCTTCTCCACCGCCTTCGCCTGGGTCAACGACCGATTCGGGGTGTCCTGGCAGCTCAACCTGCCCTGAGCGATATTCAGGCCGGCCGGGGAACCGAGGCAGCTCTGCCCTGCCCGATCCAGGTGGGGATGGCTCGGCGCACCTCGGTGGGTCCCGACAGTGCGACACTGCCGTCGTGCATGGCATGTGACCAACCGAGGTCGCCACGCCAGATCCGGGTCAGGATCCGCAGGCTGGTATCGACAGTGCCGGTCACCTCGTAACCTGGGTCGAAGTCGCACACCTCGGCTTCGCCGTTGGCGACCACCAGCCACCACCGTGACGCCTTGGCCGCCACTCCGCCGAGAATGAATTCGAGCGTGGTGCGTGACCGCGGCCAGGCACCGATCGGGATGGTGCGGCGGATATCCCAGAACAATAGGTGGGGGTCGAGGTCGGCGTCGCCGAGGTCGCTGATCCAACGCACCCCCCACGAGGTGAGCGCCTCTACCGCACCGGCCAGATCCTGTCCGCAAGCCGTGAGCGAATACGTTGCACGGCCGTCGATTTCGGTGCGCTCGACCACGCCGGCGCGGACAAGCGACTTGAGCCGATTGGAGAGCAGCGCCGGTGACATCTTGGGTACGCCACGGCGCAGATCGTTGAAGTGAGTGCTGCCGAGCAGTAGCTCCCGCACCACCAGCAATGTCCAGCGTTCGTCGAGCAGCTCCATGGCCTTGGCCATGGGGCAGAACTGGTTGTATCCCGGCATCTGCGTACCTTTCGTGGATCGCCCGAATCTATGGTCTCGCAGCCGGCCTGCCCAGTACAGGTTCTGTAGCACGGTCGGTACAGATCTAGAACTGGATGCCTGCGCCGGCCGGACCGACGATGAGTTCACCGGGTGCGAGAGGAAGGGGAACCGATGAACGCTGTGGTGAACGACATTGAGGCCAAGCACCGTGCGCTGTGGGCGTTAGGCGACTACGCGGCGATAGCCGCTGATGTGGTGGCGCCGTTGGGGCCGGAACTGGTGGCAGCCTGCGGGATCGGGCCGCGGCACCGCGTGCTCGACGTGGCCGCGGGAACCGGGAATGCGGCGATCCCCGCCGCGGCCACCGGGGCCCAGGTCGTGGCCAGCGATCTCTGCCCGCAATTGGTGCAACGCGGGCGTGAGAAGGCCGCA
This is a stretch of genomic DNA from Mycolicibacter terrae. It encodes these proteins:
- a CDS encoding SDR family oxidoreductase yields the protein MTRVAQYYRGKRCFITGAASGIGRATALRLAELGAELYLTDRNAEGLAETVADARALGALVPAHRVVDIADYDEVAAFGAEIHERHDAMDIVMNIAGVSAWGTVDRLTHEQWSKMVSINLMGPIHVIETFLPPMVTAGRGGHLVNVSSAAGLVALPWHAAYSASKYGLRGVSEVLRFDLARHRIGVSVVVPGAVKTPLVNTVEIAGVDRDDPQVQRWVGRFAGHAVTPEKAAEKILAGVARNRYLVYTSGDIRALYAFKRLAWLPYSVAMRQANKVFSRALLPSKKPLPR
- a CDS encoding NAD(P)H-dependent oxidoreductase, with amino-acid sequence MTVNRKLTVLALVGSLRAASVNRQIAQLAAENAPDGVTVTVCDGLGELPFYNEDLDDPAVLPAAVTALRAAAADADAALVITPEYNGTIPAVLKNAIDWLSRPFGDGALKGKPLVVIGAALGRYGGVWAHDETRKSFGIAGPRVVEEIKLSVPIGTLGGKHPREHAQLVSDVGDVIAKLAAEVG
- a CDS encoding redoxin NrdH, with the translated sequence MSITVYTKPACVQCNATYKALDNQGIAYETVDITLDSEARDYVMALGYLQAPVVVAGDEHWSGFRPDRIKALARTAISA
- the nrdI gene encoding class Ib ribonucleoside-diphosphate reductase assembly flavoprotein NrdI encodes the protein MSADCECSLVYFSSVSENTHRFVQKLQLPAIRIPLHGRIEVDHPYVLVLPTYGGGRGTPNIADDAAGGYVPKQVIAFLNNEHNRGLLRGVIAAGNTNFGAEFCYAGDVIARKCGVPYLYRFELMGTDEDVQAVRAGLADFWKDEACHLPLQLQSR
- the nrdE gene encoding class 1b ribonucleoside-diphosphate reductase subunit alpha — translated: MPPTVATAEQVAETNRGVPVGELDFHALNAMLNLYDSDGKIQFDKDVLAARQYFLEHVNQNTVFFHNQDEKLDYLVQKDYYEREVLDQYSRNFVKSLLDRAYAKKFRFPTFLGAFKYYTSYTLKTFDGKRYLERFEDRVCMVALTLAAGDTKLAEQLVDEIIDGRFQPATPTFLNSGKKQRGEAVSCFLLRIEDNMESIGRSINSALQLSKRGGGVALLLSNIREHGAPIKNIENQSSGVIPIMKLLEDSFSYANQLGARQGAGAVYLHAHHPDIYRFLDTKRENADEKIRIKTLSLGVVIPDITFELAKKNEDMYLFSPYDVERFYGVPFADISVSEKYYEMVDNSAIRKTKIKAREFFQTLAELQFESGYPYVMFEDTVNRANPIEGKITHSNLCSEILQVSTPSVFNEDLTYAKVGKDISCNLGSLNIAKAMDSPDFAQTIEVAIRALTAVSDQTHIWSVPSIEQGNNESHAIGLGQMNLHGYLARECIHYGSEEGIDFTNIYFYTVLYHALRASNRLALERGQAFAGFDKSKYASGEFFDKYLNEVWEPKTVKVRQLFADAGIRIPDQSDWQRLKESVQAHGIYNQNLQAVPPTGSISYINHSTSSIHPIVSRIEIRKEGKIGRVYYPAPYMTNDNLEYYQDAYEIGYEKVIDTYAAATQHVDQGLSLTLFFKDTASTRDVNKAQIYAWRKGIKTLYYIRLRQMALEGTEVEGCVSCML
- a CDS encoding VOC family protein, which produces MTRIRPFLMFQGGTAAAAIEMYLAAFPGASVVSSTPHPDPVTGIMLAELDLAGLRVLVSDSAVKHSFDFTPSSSLFVDVADRAELERLVAELGEGGATLMPLGDYGFSTAFAWVNDRFGVSWQLNLP
- a CDS encoding winged helix-turn-helix transcriptional regulator → MPGYNQFCPMAKAMELLDERWTLLVVRELLLGSTHFNDLRRGVPKMSPALLSNRLKSLVRAGVVERTEIDGRATYSLTACGQDLAGAVEALTSWGVRWISDLGDADLDPHLLFWDIRRTIPIGAWPRSRTTLEFILGGVAAKASRWWLVVANGEAEVCDFDPGYEVTGTVDTSLRILTRIWRGDLGWSHAMHDGSVALSGPTEVRRAIPTWIGQGRAASVPRPA